In one window of Lampris incognitus isolate fLamInc1 chromosome 3, fLamInc1.hap2, whole genome shotgun sequence DNA:
- the mrpl55 gene encoding 39S ribosomal protein L55, mitochondrial isoform X1 — MAFVKVWAQQAAFSRYVRNVVSGTGLLPVSSLHGCSVHPVAPVSHTSCLVPTSPLHTHTPRLNSNKTSIVRCSRRKYERLYPVLLVKPNGAAVNIRYKEPRQILLMPVDFSTLSEEDRKARLKRRDVKKTVTQPEVHYDDDFKADDYSQFWMKK; from the exons ATGGCCTTCGTGAAGGTGTGGGCGCAGCAGGCGGCTTTTTCACG gtaTGTCCGTAATGTTGTCAGTGGGACAGGGTTGCTTCCTGTCTCGTCTCTCCACGGCTGCAGTGTCCATCCTGTGGCTCCAGTCTCACACACCTCCTGCCTGGTGCCCACTTCaccgctgcacacacacacacctcggctGAACTCCAACAAGACATCCATCGTCCGCTGTAGCAGGCGGAAGTACGAGAGACTCTACCCTGTTCTTCTTGTCAAGCCTAATGGAGCCGCTGTGAATATCCGGTACAAAGAACCAAGACAGATACTTCTG ATGCCGGTAGACTTCTCTACTCTGTCTGAGGAGGACCGCAAAGCTCGTCTAAAGAGGAGAGACGTGAAAAAGACGGTGACGCAGCCTGAGGTCCACTACGATGATGACTTCAAGGCTGATGACTACAGCCAGTTCTGGATGAAGAAGTAA
- the mrpl55 gene encoding 39S ribosomal protein L55, mitochondrial isoform X2 codes for METMEQQENKYVRNVVSGTGLLPVSSLHGCSVHPVAPVSHTSCLVPTSPLHTHTPRLNSNKTSIVRCSRRKYERLYPVLLVKPNGAAVNIRYKEPRQILLMPVDFSTLSEEDRKARLKRRDVKKTVTQPEVHYDDDFKADDYSQFWMKK; via the exons ATGGAAACGATGGAACAACAGGAAAACAA gtaTGTCCGTAATGTTGTCAGTGGGACAGGGTTGCTTCCTGTCTCGTCTCTCCACGGCTGCAGTGTCCATCCTGTGGCTCCAGTCTCACACACCTCCTGCCTGGTGCCCACTTCaccgctgcacacacacacacctcggctGAACTCCAACAAGACATCCATCGTCCGCTGTAGCAGGCGGAAGTACGAGAGACTCTACCCTGTTCTTCTTGTCAAGCCTAATGGAGCCGCTGTGAATATCCGGTACAAAGAACCAAGACAGATACTTCTG ATGCCGGTAGACTTCTCTACTCTGTCTGAGGAGGACCGCAAAGCTCGTCTAAAGAGGAGAGACGTGAAAAAGACGGTGACGCAGCCTGAGGTCCACTACGATGATGACTTCAAGGCTGATGACTACAGCCAGTTCTGGATGAAGAAGTAA